The Paenibacillus sp. FSL R7-0204 genome includes a region encoding these proteins:
- a CDS encoding GNAT family N-acetyltransferase: MYVCGGVIPELSGRRVHLRAMLPADAQALFGIWSHPAVAPWLDGPPLSSVEDAEALIALLAEWAVEEESLRWSLLGPEGCVIGSCGYNHWQLQGAYRGEIGFELSSAAMRQGYMREALELVLAFGFHSMGLNRMEALCHPDNLRAERLLTGLGFRQEGLLRQYRHTASGYQDVVMYSLLQGDTGAGERT, from the coding sequence ATGTATGTGTGCGGAGGGGTTATCCCGGAATTAAGCGGACGGAGGGTGCATCTGCGGGCGATGCTGCCTGCGGACGCGCAGGCGCTGTTCGGGATTTGGAGCCATCCGGCGGTAGCGCCCTGGCTGGATGGCCCGCCTCTGTCCTCTGTGGAGGATGCGGAAGCACTGATTGCCCTGCTCGCGGAGTGGGCCGTGGAGGAAGAGAGCCTGCGCTGGAGCCTCCTGGGCCCGGAAGGCTGTGTCATCGGCAGCTGTGGCTATAACCACTGGCAGCTTCAAGGCGCCTACCGGGGAGAGATCGGCTTTGAGCTGTCATCGGCAGCCATGCGCCAAGGGTACATGCGGGAAGCGCTGGAGCTGGTGCTGGCGTTCGGCTTCCACAGTATGGGGCTGAACCGGATGGAAGCCCTGTGCCACCCGGACAACCTTCGCGCAGAGAGGCTGCTTACGGGACTTGGCTTCCGGCAGGAAGGGCTGCTGCGGCAATACCGGCATACGGCGTCCGGCTATCAGGATGTAGTGATGTATTCCCTGCTGCAAGGAGATACGGGCGCAGGAGAGAGAACATAG
- a CDS encoding GAF domain-containing protein: MFQAMPYDGTRSERFEAVLSQLGALMEGEPNAIANLANASALLKLSLPDTNWTGFYLFDGKELVLGPFQGLPACIRIPLGRGVCGTAAAERRTLVVGDVHAFPGHIACDAASNSEIVVPLVKGDTLYGVLDIDSPLKHRFDDEERRFLERFAAMVSEVL, from the coding sequence ATGTTTCAAGCCATGCCTTATGATGGCACTCGCAGCGAACGGTTCGAAGCCGTTCTCAGCCAGCTCGGGGCACTGATGGAGGGTGAACCGAACGCCATTGCCAACTTGGCCAACGCTTCGGCGCTGTTAAAGCTCTCTCTGCCGGACACCAACTGGACCGGTTTCTACTTGTTTGACGGCAAAGAGCTGGTGCTCGGACCCTTCCAGGGGCTTCCGGCCTGCATCCGGATTCCGCTGGGCCGCGGCGTCTGCGGAACCGCAGCCGCTGAACGCCGCACGTTAGTGGTCGGCGATGTCCATGCCTTCCCGGGGCATATTGCCTGCGATGCTGCCTCTAACAGCGAAATAGTTGTTCCGCTGGTCAAAGGGGACACCCTCTATGGCGTACTGGATATCGACAGCCCGCTTAAGCACCGCTTCGACGACGAGGAGCGCCGCTTCCTCGAACGGTTCGCAGCTATGGTATCCGAGGTGCTGTAA
- a CDS encoding MDR family MFS transporter, which produces MDSLSSLGDKQRKLILTGVLLATFLAAIEGTVTGPAGPAIVGDFQGMQWLSWIFTAYLLAMAVTTPIFGKLSDLIGRKPVFIGGAVVFLAGSLLCGVSQSMQQLIIYRGIQGIGAGALIPMTFTIIGDIYSLKERAKTQGLLSSVWGISSLVGPLLGGYVVDYLSWRWVFVFNLPFGLLSIIFISRYLKEEKVRRKTKIDVAGVLLFAAGMGALLFGLTTGGQSLPWTSPLLLAILLAAVLLLVVFLFVERRAAEPMLPLELFSIRNIAVSTGANLLVSTLIIGLSTYVPLWVQGVFGKSAALSGLLLAPMSVGWMLGSIAGGRMILRAGTRRTGMLGLSLIVIAAVGLTLMNADSSQLLLLVLMLCCGVGFGYASTVFTIIAQSSVQHEQRGASTALNTFTRSLGQTVGVAIFGSWLNFSIDRKLAEQPGAAASGADINQLLNPHSGSVLPKEAWSSLQGALEGGLHSLFILMAVFAVISLVISVRLDQGVPSIQEASTPSKR; this is translated from the coding sequence ATGGATTCATTGAGTTCACTGGGGGACAAGCAGCGGAAGTTAATATTGACAGGCGTACTGCTGGCTACATTTCTGGCAGCAATTGAAGGGACGGTAACGGGTCCGGCGGGTCCGGCTATCGTAGGGGATTTTCAGGGGATGCAGTGGCTGAGCTGGATCTTTACAGCTTATCTGCTGGCGATGGCAGTGACCACGCCGATTTTTGGCAAGCTGAGTGATCTGATCGGGAGGAAGCCCGTATTCATAGGCGGCGCTGTAGTCTTCCTGGCAGGCTCGCTGTTATGCGGAGTCTCGCAGAGTATGCAGCAGCTGATTATTTACCGGGGCATTCAGGGGATTGGTGCCGGGGCGCTGATTCCGATGACTTTTACCATTATCGGAGATATCTACAGCCTGAAGGAACGGGCGAAGACGCAGGGGCTGCTTAGCTCGGTGTGGGGGATTTCTTCGCTGGTCGGGCCGCTGCTTGGCGGTTATGTGGTCGATTATTTAAGCTGGCGCTGGGTATTCGTGTTCAATTTGCCCTTCGGCCTGCTGTCGATTATCTTCATCTCACGGTACCTGAAGGAAGAGAAGGTCCGCCGCAAGACGAAGATCGATGTAGCCGGAGTGTTGTTATTCGCTGCGGGGATGGGGGCGCTGCTGTTTGGTCTGACGACAGGGGGGCAGAGTCTGCCTTGGACTTCTCCGCTGCTCCTGGCTATTCTCCTCGCGGCTGTCCTGCTGCTGGTGGTGTTCCTGTTCGTGGAGCGCCGGGCCGCCGAGCCAATGCTGCCGCTGGAGCTGTTCTCCATCCGTAATATTGCAGTCTCTACAGGTGCGAATCTGCTGGTCAGTACGCTCATTATCGGGCTGTCTACGTATGTTCCGCTGTGGGTACAGGGTGTATTCGGCAAAAGCGCCGCCCTCTCAGGCCTGCTCCTGGCGCCGATGTCGGTCGGCTGGATGCTGGGCTCTATTGCGGGCGGGCGGATGATTCTGCGCGCAGGCACGCGCCGCACGGGAATGCTGGGCCTGTCGCTGATTGTTATCGCGGCTGTGGGACTAACGCTGATGAATGCAGATTCCTCCCAGCTGCTGCTTCTGGTACTGATGCTGTGCTGCGGGGTGGGCTTCGGCTATGCCTCGACCGTCTTCACCATTATCGCCCAGTCCTCGGTGCAGCATGAGCAGCGAGGTGCGTCTACTGCACTGAACACCTTCACCCGCTCACTCGGGCAGACCGTCGGGGTGGCGATCTTCGGCTCGTGGCTGAACTTCAGTATTGACCGGAAGCTGGCGGAACAGCCTGGAGCCGCCGCCTCGGGAGCAGATATTAACCAGCTGCTTAACCCGCATAGCGGAAGCGTGCTGCCTAAGGAAGCCTGGAGCAGTCTGCAAGGTGCGCTGGAGGGCGGTCTGCACTCCCTGTTCATCTTAATGGCGGTGTTCGCTGTGATCTCCCTGGTGATCTCGGTGCGTCTTGACCAAGGGGTGCCTTCCATACAGGAAGCAAGCACACCGTCGAAGCGTTAA
- a CDS encoding ABC transporter ATP-binding protein, giving the protein MEETEGSEEQKAPKEKENLINKYYDDDEDEEDTVLDVVIEEAGYEAGDIRISGISFQVRKGELLGLIGPNGAGKSTTIKTLLGLLKHAKARVKLGGENQSYAYVPEQPVFYEDLTLWEHLDLAAAAYGLSYEAFESTAEQLLIQFSMTHVRDDLPAGFSKGMKQKMMLMLGFLVQPDVYIVDEPFIGLDPRATKDFLRLLEAERERGAGVLMSTHVLDTAEKICDSFILISGGKIAAEGTLAAIRGEAGLPEGSLFDCFDELT; this is encoded by the coding sequence ATGGAAGAGACAGAAGGCTCAGAGGAACAGAAGGCTCCGAAGGAGAAGGAGAACCTGATCAACAAGTATTACGACGATGATGAGGACGAAGAGGATACCGTACTTGATGTGGTGATTGAGGAAGCGGGCTATGAGGCAGGAGATATCCGCATCTCAGGAATCTCCTTCCAGGTGAGAAAGGGCGAGCTGCTGGGACTGATCGGACCGAACGGGGCCGGCAAAAGCACTACAATCAAGACACTGCTTGGTCTGCTGAAGCATGCCAAGGCCCGGGTGAAGCTGGGCGGCGAGAACCAGTCCTACGCCTACGTACCGGAGCAGCCGGTATTCTACGAGGACCTTACGCTGTGGGAGCATCTTGATCTGGCTGCCGCTGCCTATGGCTTAAGCTATGAAGCCTTCGAGTCCACGGCGGAACAGCTGCTGATACAGTTCAGCATGACCCATGTGCGGGATGATCTGCCGGCGGGCTTCTCCAAGGGGATGAAGCAGAAGATGATGCTGATGCTCGGTTTCCTGGTACAACCGGATGTCTATATAGTGGATGAGCCGTTCATCGGGCTTGATCCCAGGGCCACCAAGGATTTCCTGCGCCTGCTGGAGGCGGAACGGGAACGCGGCGCAGGGGTGCTGATGTCCACGCATGTTCTGGATACAGCGGAGAAAATCTGCGACAGCTTCATTCTGATCTCCGGAGGCAAAATTGCCGCCGAGGGGACACTTGCGGCGATACGCGGGGAAGCGGGGCTGCCGGAGGGATCGCTGTTTGATTGCTTCGACGAATTAACATGA
- a CDS encoding BaiN/RdsA family NAD(P)/FAD-dependent oxidoreductase, with product MSNYDVIVIGGGPSGLMASVAAAGHGASVLLIDKGAKLGRKLGISGGGRCNVTNIKETSELIAHIPGNGRFLYSSFDHFNNRDIIDFFEGLGIALKEEDNGRMFPVSDKAASVVSALIGKVRSLGVQIMTDSPVREVLYDEGAVRGIRLESGQAFGAKAVIIATGGKSVPQTGSTGDGYPWAAAAGHTITELFPTEVPILSREAWIKSGELQGLSLRDVMLSVWNQRGKKVISHRGDMIFTHFGLSGPIALRCSQFLRQVQQKSGTDTVEMSIDLFPDLSLQEAESMLQNKLDLEPKKAIRNSLKGLLPERLIPLLLAKGGLDGEITGHHLPKLGLGALAALVKRMPVQVHGTRSLAEAFVTGGGVALKEIDPKTMQSKLTAGLYFCGEILDIHGYTGGYNITAAFSTGYTAGKHAAEQ from the coding sequence ATGAGTAACTATGATGTAATCGTCATTGGAGGCGGCCCGTCCGGGCTGATGGCCAGCGTAGCCGCAGCCGGACACGGGGCGTCCGTACTTCTGATCGACAAAGGGGCGAAGCTGGGCCGCAAGCTGGGAATCTCGGGCGGCGGGCGCTGCAATGTTACCAATATAAAGGAGACCTCGGAGCTGATCGCCCATATTCCGGGCAACGGCCGTTTTTTATACAGCTCGTTTGATCATTTCAACAACCGGGATATTATAGATTTCTTTGAGGGGCTGGGCATTGCCTTGAAGGAGGAGGATAACGGAAGGATGTTCCCAGTATCGGACAAGGCCGCAAGCGTAGTATCCGCTCTGATAGGCAAAGTGCGGAGCCTTGGTGTGCAGATCATGACGGACAGCCCGGTACGGGAGGTTCTGTACGATGAAGGAGCCGTCCGGGGCATCCGCCTGGAGTCAGGCCAAGCGTTCGGCGCGAAGGCTGTCATCATCGCCACCGGGGGTAAATCTGTGCCGCAGACCGGCTCTACCGGCGACGGATACCCTTGGGCTGCCGCTGCCGGACATACGATCACGGAGCTGTTTCCGACCGAGGTCCCCATTCTCTCCCGGGAGGCGTGGATCAAATCCGGGGAGCTGCAGGGCTTGTCCCTCCGCGATGTTATGCTGAGCGTCTGGAATCAGAGGGGCAAGAAAGTGATCTCTCACAGGGGTGATATGATCTTCACCCATTTCGGCTTATCCGGCCCGATTGCGCTGCGCTGCAGCCAGTTCCTCCGCCAGGTTCAGCAGAAGTCGGGAACCGATACCGTGGAGATGTCCATCGACTTGTTCCCGGACCTGTCCCTTCAGGAGGCGGAGTCTATGCTCCAGAATAAGCTCGATCTGGAGCCGAAGAAGGCTATCCGCAACTCGCTGAAGGGCCTGCTGCCCGAGCGCCTGATCCCGCTGCTGCTGGCGAAGGGCGGGCTGGACGGGGAGATTACAGGCCATCATCTGCCCAAGCTTGGCCTTGGGGCGCTCGCTGCCCTGGTGAAGCGGATGCCCGTTCAGGTTCATGGGACACGTTCGCTGGCGGAAGCCTTTGTGACCGGCGGGGGAGTTGCGCTCAAGGAGATCGACCCCAAGACCATGCAGTCCAAGCTGACCGCAGGCCTCTATTTCTGCGGTGAGATTCTCGATATTCACGGGTATACCGGCGGCTATAATATTACCGCCGCCTTCTCCACCGGCTATACTGCCGGTAAGCATGCGGCGGAGCAGTAA
- a CDS encoding ABC transporter permease has protein sequence MLRRINMSRNSFAFPAARNLLRRRLFSHFREQTAIIRTAVDWTVLLYILIPGGLLGGRFYYGYWNGDLPGWFSHVPFVVVPSLLAILLATGGIVLLLQEGDLLFLRQRQNWISTILKGGMVYSLAVTALKMAVVYVILLPFLIRGYDLSAASAYGLLALTITCSWAVKLLGHIVKVQRQGFRRRLWLIVAVAVPCGIYLRLALFWKDSPALLFLAAAAYAVVTVLAFRARLRLRGTFMNDVREDYKQRMRIAAILLRRVLDKPRPTRYKPWIFRKSQPLLASKLPESRFAAAGMKALLRNPAHLKLYLQFTGVSLIAIFIVPVVLKWLLYIVLTSMMAYWLTSFWNLFSGDDYIGILPFTKVQKADAGSKAMPILLMPFAVLCSAVLCMPAYGWWGLLIFIPVGAAAGIWIGRIFSVIRFAR, from the coding sequence TTGCTTCGACGAATTAACATGAGCCGGAATTCATTTGCGTTCCCGGCTGCAAGGAATCTCTTAAGACGAAGACTGTTCTCCCATTTCCGGGAGCAGACTGCTATTATCCGTACGGCTGTAGACTGGACAGTCCTGCTGTATATCCTTATCCCGGGGGGCCTCCTCGGCGGCCGCTTCTATTATGGCTACTGGAACGGTGATCTTCCGGGCTGGTTCAGCCATGTACCCTTTGTGGTCGTGCCTTCGCTGCTGGCCATTCTGCTGGCTACGGGAGGTATCGTGCTGCTGCTCCAGGAAGGTGATCTGCTGTTCCTGCGGCAGCGGCAGAACTGGATCAGCACGATCCTCAAGGGCGGGATGGTCTATAGCCTAGCGGTAACTGCGCTGAAGATGGCGGTGGTGTACGTCATTCTGCTGCCGTTTCTGATCCGCGGCTATGATCTGAGCGCGGCAAGCGCCTATGGCCTGCTGGCGCTGACAATAACCTGCAGCTGGGCCGTTAAGCTGCTGGGTCATATCGTCAAGGTGCAGCGGCAGGGCTTCCGCCGCCGGCTGTGGCTGATCGTGGCGGTGGCCGTACCCTGCGGGATCTACCTGCGTCTCGCGCTCTTCTGGAAGGACAGCCCGGCCCTTCTGTTCCTGGCGGCAGCCGCTTATGCGGTGGTGACCGTCCTGGCCTTCAGAGCCCGCCTGCGTCTGCGCGGCACGTTCATGAATGATGTGCGCGAAGACTACAAGCAGCGGATGAGAATTGCAGCGATTCTGCTGCGCCGTGTGCTGGATAAGCCGCGGCCGACACGCTATAAGCCCTGGATCTTCCGCAAGTCACAGCCGCTGCTGGCTTCGAAGCTGCCCGAGAGCCGCTTCGCCGCCGCAGGGATGAAGGCGCTGCTGCGCAATCCGGCCCACCTCAAGCTGTATTTGCAGTTCACCGGGGTGTCGCTGATAGCAATCTTTATTGTACCGGTAGTGCTGAAGTGGCTGCTGTATATTGTCTTGACTAGTATGATGGCGTACTGGCTGACCTCCTTCTGGAATCTGTTCTCCGGGGATGATTATATCGGCATTCTGCCGTTCACCAAGGTGCAGAAGGCGGACGCCGGTTCCAAGGCGATGCCTATTCTGCTGATGCCCTTCGCCGTTCTGTGCTCCGCAGTGCTCTGCATGCCAGCCTATGGCTGGTGGGGCTTGCTGATCTTTATCCCTGTCGGGGCTGCCGCCGGAATCTGGATCGGCCGCATCTTCAGTGTCATAAGGTTTGCAAGATAA
- a CDS encoding MarR family winged helix-turn-helix transcriptional regulator, giving the protein MIQSYERDTQLTLHLYRVFAKSFKSINEHAVTGSKIEGFNPTAFAVMEVLYYKGSQPIQQIGAKLLLQSGNVTYVIDKLEERGYLQRKPCPSDRRVIFAELTTEGERLMNEMYPKYSERLHLAFSGLSDEEKEQMIVLLKKMGLQAEKLSPLPRK; this is encoded by the coding sequence ATGATACAATCCTATGAACGCGATACTCAGTTGACCCTGCATTTGTACAGAGTTTTTGCCAAGTCCTTCAAGAGCATTAACGAGCATGCTGTAACCGGCAGCAAGATCGAAGGCTTCAACCCGACCGCCTTCGCAGTCATGGAGGTTCTCTATTACAAAGGATCGCAGCCGATCCAGCAGATCGGTGCCAAGCTGCTGCTTCAGAGCGGCAACGTTACTTATGTGATCGATAAGCTGGAAGAACGCGGCTACCTGCAGCGCAAGCCTTGCCCTAGTGACCGCCGCGTTATTTTTGCCGAGCTGACTACAGAGGGCGAACGTCTGATGAACGAGATGTATCCGAAGTACTCGGAGCGCCTGCATCTGGCCTTCAGCGGACTCAGCGACGAAGAGAAGGAACAGATGATTGTACTGCTGAAGAAGATGGGCCTGCAGGCCGAGAAGCTCTCCCCGCTCCCGCGCAAATAA
- a CDS encoding ATP-binding protein, which translates to MALSSTMFGVVYLNLAILPAYIGVLYGNLRSSIYLALYFFFCTALFSVPSGLEHLFLNTGVLLYPLLFGMSGMFKKSAIPGKIFILWGALFPSMLFIVIVPNIQGRNVMDIPPSEAALAGLYGLTALILGALFITYIDKAWDKLQVRVQMQGISEKFQWESEKLQQITNVVPLNIMEFDDNGYVTKVNEYMLSLMQRHCPLLTREFILSRSASDIFGQSMDQATLDRLQAVLRSRQRSNTKIRVDSMTYHIFTAPLQHESGLPGGIVMIIQDLTEEEKMRSELDNVERLSLVGQMAAGITHEIRNPMAVVRGFLQLMREKSPEDLHSYYHIVMEELDRANSIINDFLSLAQTRVSDKEPAGLQHILEELTPLIWADANLRGQSVELKISPTMPLLQLNVREIKQLILNLARNAMEAMEAKGVLTLAACEHEDTVLLIITDTGEGMPQSQLNQLFTPFFTTKSQGTGLGLPLCLSIAERHNGTIRVESEVGSGTSVIVTFPVESREGAVQSPVYM; encoded by the coding sequence ATGGCACTATCATCTACGATGTTCGGGGTGGTCTATTTGAACCTGGCGATTCTCCCAGCATATATAGGAGTTTTATATGGTAATCTGCGCTCCAGCATCTATCTGGCGCTGTATTTCTTCTTCTGTACTGCATTGTTCTCGGTGCCCTCAGGTCTGGAGCATCTCTTCCTGAATACAGGGGTCCTGCTGTATCCGCTGCTCTTCGGTATGTCCGGGATGTTCAAGAAATCTGCGATACCCGGCAAAATCTTCATCCTGTGGGGCGCACTTTTCCCGAGCATGTTATTCATAGTCATTGTACCGAATATACAGGGCAGGAACGTCATGGATATACCTCCTAGCGAAGCGGCTCTCGCCGGACTATACGGATTAACGGCCCTCATTCTGGGTGCCTTGTTCATCACCTATATCGATAAGGCGTGGGACAAGCTGCAGGTCAGGGTCCAAATGCAGGGAATCTCCGAGAAATTCCAGTGGGAATCGGAGAAGCTGCAGCAGATTACTAATGTGGTTCCGCTGAATATTATGGAGTTCGATGACAACGGGTATGTGACAAAGGTGAATGAATATATGCTGAGCCTGATGCAGCGTCATTGCCCCCTGTTAACCAGAGAGTTTATTTTGTCCAGGTCGGCTAGTGATATCTTCGGCCAAAGCATGGATCAGGCTACCCTGGACCGGTTACAGGCGGTTCTGCGGAGCAGACAGCGCTCCAATACCAAGATCAGGGTCGATTCGATGACCTATCATATTTTTACCGCGCCGCTCCAGCATGAATCGGGGCTGCCGGGCGGCATCGTCATGATTATTCAGGATTTGACGGAAGAGGAGAAAATGCGCAGTGAGCTTGACAATGTCGAGCGCCTGTCGCTGGTCGGACAGATGGCTGCGGGCATTACGCATGAGATCCGCAACCCGATGGCGGTAGTTCGGGGCTTCCTGCAGTTGATGCGGGAGAAAAGCCCGGAGGATCTCCACTCCTATTATCATATTGTCATGGAGGAGCTGGACCGGGCCAACAGCATCATCAATGACTTTCTGTCGCTGGCACAGACCCGTGTATCGGACAAGGAGCCGGCCGGGCTCCAGCACATTCTGGAGGAGCTTACGCCGCTGATCTGGGCGGATGCCAATCTCCGCGGCCAGAGTGTGGAGCTGAAAATCAGCCCGACGATGCCGCTGCTGCAGCTGAATGTCCGGGAGATCAAGCAGCTGATTCTGAATCTGGCCCGCAACGCCATGGAGGCGATGGAGGCCAAGGGCGTACTGACGCTGGCTGCCTGTGAGCATGAGGATACCGTGCTGCTGATTATTACGGATACCGGAGAAGGCATGCCCCAGAGCCAGCTGAATCAATTGTTCACTCCGTTCTTCACCACCAAGAGCCAGGGGACAGGTCTTGGCCTGCCGCTCTGTCTCAGTATTGCGGAGCGGCATAACGGAACGATCCGGGTGGAATCGGAGGTAGGGTCCGGGACCTCGGTCATCGTTACTTTTCCGGTGGAGTCCAGAGAGGGAGCGGTCCAGAGCCCTGTATATATGTAG
- a CDS encoding glycogen/starch/alpha-glucan phosphorylase has protein sequence MFNDKETFKQVFREKLIGKLGKPLEEASNADIYNILGNMIRESAGKDWADTNQKFKIDKDKQVYYFSMEFLIGRLLGNNLLNMGVLEVVREGLADLGFCLQDIEEVEADAGLGNGGLGRLAACFLDSLASLQYAGHGCGIRYKYGLFEQKIVDGYQVELPDYWLQNDNVWEVRREDKQVEVHFWGHVDTRWENDELVFEHKNYEAVRAVPYDIPVIGADRRHVNTLRNWSAESITQPSRVFGTQGGTDYHKFLEYKRSVESISEFLYPDDSQYEGKLLRLKQQYFMCSAGLQSIIRTFAKTGLPIDSLPDKVALHINDTHPTLVIPELMRILMDVYNLGWDQAWSMTTRMVSYTNHTILSEALEKWPIGMVRELLPRIFLIIEEINARFCGELMSKYPGDQDRINQMAIIHDDQVRMAHLAIVASHSVNGVAALHTEILQKREMRLFNEMYPHRFNNKTNGITHRRWLQHANPELAGLISESIGTRWMHQPQEMIGLIKYSEDATFQEQVAAIKRRNKLHLAEYITKKHGIAVDPDSIFDVQVKRLHAYKRQLLNVLHIMHLYNQIKDNPSINIVPRTFIFGAKAAPSYHLAKRIIKLINTVADVVNKDPDINGKIRIFFLENYSVSLAEKIIPAADVSEQISTASKEASGTGNMKFMMNGALTIGTMDGANVEMHEMVGDNNMFLFGLRAEQVLDYYQYGGYHARDIYNGDGRVKEVLDQLVVPSPFSSHAQEFDTLFQSLIDNNDEFFVLKDFASYVETHVKIDLAYRNQKEWLKKSIINIGHSGKFSSDNTISRYASEIWHIDPVRL, from the coding sequence TTGTTCAACGATAAAGAGACTTTCAAACAAGTGTTCCGTGAGAAACTCATCGGGAAATTAGGCAAGCCGCTGGAAGAAGCTTCGAACGCCGACATTTATAATATTCTCGGCAACATGATCCGGGAGAGTGCCGGTAAGGACTGGGCGGACACCAATCAGAAGTTCAAGATCGACAAGGATAAGCAGGTATATTATTTCTCCATGGAATTCCTGATCGGCAGGCTGCTGGGCAATAACCTGCTGAATATGGGCGTGCTGGAGGTTGTCCGCGAGGGTCTCGCGGATCTGGGGTTCTGTCTGCAGGATATCGAAGAGGTGGAAGCCGATGCCGGTCTGGGCAACGGGGGGTTGGGCCGTCTGGCCGCCTGCTTCCTGGATTCGCTCGCTTCCCTGCAATATGCAGGACACGGCTGCGGCATCCGTTATAAATACGGCTTGTTCGAGCAGAAGATTGTAGACGGCTATCAGGTGGAGCTCCCGGATTACTGGCTGCAGAATGACAACGTGTGGGAAGTGCGCCGCGAGGACAAACAGGTCGAGGTGCATTTCTGGGGACATGTGGATACCCGCTGGGAGAACGATGAGCTTGTGTTCGAGCACAAGAATTATGAAGCCGTACGGGCGGTTCCGTATGATATTCCCGTTATCGGTGCAGACCGCAGACATGTCAACACCCTGCGGAACTGGAGTGCCGAGTCCATCACCCAGCCATCGAGAGTCTTCGGTACTCAGGGCGGTACGGATTATCACAAGTTCCTGGAATACAAGCGTTCGGTGGAATCCATCTCTGAATTCCTGTATCCCGATGATTCCCAGTACGAAGGCAAGCTGCTTCGTCTGAAGCAGCAGTACTTCATGTGCAGTGCCGGCCTGCAGAGTATTATCCGGACCTTCGCCAAGACGGGCCTGCCGATTGACAGCCTGCCTGACAAGGTAGCCCTGCATATCAATGACACTCACCCTACGCTGGTGATCCCTGAGCTGATGCGCATTCTGATGGATGTCTATAATCTGGGTTGGGATCAGGCCTGGAGCATGACTACCCGGATGGTGTCGTATACCAACCATACCATTCTGAGCGAAGCCCTGGAGAAGTGGCCGATCGGCATGGTCAGAGAGCTGCTTCCGCGCATCTTCCTGATTATTGAGGAGATTAACGCCCGCTTCTGCGGCGAGCTGATGAGCAAATATCCCGGGGACCAGGACCGGATCAATCAGATGGCGATCATCCATGACGATCAGGTACGGATGGCGCATCTGGCGATTGTCGCCAGCCATAGTGTGAACGGTGTAGCGGCGCTGCATACGGAGATTCTGCAAAAGCGTGAGATGCGGCTGTTCAATGAGATGTATCCGCACCGCTTCAATAACAAGACCAACGGCATTACACACCGCCGCTGGCTGCAGCATGCCAATCCTGAGCTTGCCGGACTGATCAGCGAGTCGATCGGCACCCGCTGGATGCATCAGCCCCAGGAGATGATCGGACTGATCAAATACAGTGAGGATGCCACCTTCCAGGAGCAGGTGGCCGCCATCAAACGCCGCAACAAGCTGCATCTGGCTGAATATATCACGAAAAAGCACGGGATTGCGGTAGATCCCGACTCGATCTTCGATGTACAGGTGAAGCGCCTGCATGCCTATAAGCGTCAGCTGCTGAACGTGCTTCATATTATGCATCTGTATAATCAGATCAAGGATAATCCATCCATTAATATTGTGCCGCGGACCTTCATCTTCGGTGCCAAGGCTGCTCCAAGCTATCATCTGGCCAAGCGGATCATTAAGCTGATCAATACAGTGGCTGATGTAGTGAACAAAGATCCGGACATAAACGGGAAGATCCGTATCTTCTTCCTGGAGAATTATTCGGTATCGCTGGCGGAGAAGATTATTCCGGCCGCTGATGTTAGTGAGCAGATCTCCACGGCGAGCAAGGAAGCCTCTGGTACCGGAAATATGAAATTCATGATGAACGGTGCGCTGACGATTGGAACCATGGACGGGGCTAACGTGGAGATGCATGAGATGGTAGGGGACAATAATATGTTCCTGTTCGGCCTCCGGGCAGAGCAGGTACTTGATTATTACCAGTACGGCGGATACCACGCCCGCGATATCTATAATGGCGACGGCCGGGTAAAAGAAGTCTTGGATCAGCTAGTCGTCCCTAGCCCCTTCAGTTCCCATGCCCAGGAGTTCGATACGCTCTTCCAGTCGCTGATTGACAACAATGACGAATTCTTCGTGCTTAAGGATTTCGCCAGCTATGTGGAGACCCATGTCAAGATTGACCTGGCTTACCGGAACCAGAAGGAATGGCTGAAGAAGTCCATCATCAATATCGGCCATTCCGGCAAATTCTCCAGCGACAATACGATTAGCCGCTACGCCTCCGAGATCTGGCATATCGATCCGGTCCGGCTGTAA